Proteins from a single region of Butyrivibrio fibrisolvens:
- a CDS encoding response regulator, giving the protein MLSFFTKKNKLVASSLSVIALIASLCAITLIADCFSISAYGSNVEMSQDAEDAALIGGGFAVTGQSSSLGYSAVIYDEKNGLLTSEANYILGSSDGYIWIGSYSGIYRYDGIVFDRIDYSEGLTSGRGLFEDSKGRIWIGTNDNGVVMIEGERATWITYKEGLPSSSIRHFAEDLEGNIYIGTTAGVCYADTDLNIHIIGEELFGNERVLKLDSDSAGTVYGSTKDGTVFSIKNKNIDKVYKAGDLCDRTITTILADPAQDGYVYLCTNDGTIYHGEFGKKAKEMKLISTTPIKSIHWISYDCDRIWISSTSQLGYIDESERFHLVENLPMDSGIEMSTSDFQGNIWLASSTMGIMKIISCNFQDLSVSTQMPQQTTNATCLLDGNLYAGTDSGLYILDPDGRLVINNLTDYLDGTRIRCISADSKDNLWISTYSNGLGLVCCSKDGAIKSYTMEEGLPSNEIRCAKEISDGSIAAGTNGGLVIIKDGLVQRVVGADDGIKNTIFLTVEEGDNGEILVGTDGDGLYVITDESVRRLGREDGLTSEVVQRIKKDDKEDLYWVILSNGIGYLKRGEFSIVSTFPNNNNYDMYSDSNNNIWILSSFGVYTISRDKMIGDAIDDYRLFDLSNGLPCKPTSNSYSAVDDDGNLYFAGRQGVCKVNIDHFFEEKMMVKAAVKSVYCGDERILIDEQGRYVLPATDARIKISVAVLDYTVVDPQVHIYMDGNLEDAIQVSKSKLTPLEYTRMKHGTYTLHIQVLAGSNTSAMVDQSYIIIKQPKFFELMIFRVMGIILTAIFTGIIVWRVMKGTVIRKQYEEISRARDEAQRANTAKTRFLANISHEVRTPINTILGMNEMIMREDATGVPKGYFMSMMNYAFDIKNAADTLLGLINDLLDMSKIESGKMHLVEQEYDVAELIRSVVSMIRVKSNEKELTFDVVIDEIMPTKLYGDAGKIKQIVLNLLTNAVKYTKHGGFILIVSLNEREDDNADISFVVKDTGMGIKQEDMDKLFTAYERLEEQKNSSIQGTGLGLDISRKFAQIMGGSLTCESVYGEGSEFTLNIRQKIVDDTPIGLFVEHSEDTAKGPYVPKFIAPDADVLVVDDNPMNLSVMKGLLKATKIFVTTAGSGEECLEKMKTTKFNIVFLDHMMPGMDGIETIGRIRQNDPDIPVYALTANASVGEEFYKSKGFTGYLAKPVDSKALESAIMEHLPKEIMLTPEAEDEVEELTSMPEEFSWLYDIPEITVEEGIKNSGGISSYIFSLKLFLETIDGNAKVIGDAYDAGDLRLYTIKVHALKSSARIIGALGFSKICADLEEAGNKQDKQFIDLINADMLTEYLSFKDKLSRLESSQNAAQDKDKKEIDPSELEDAYSALKDVIPQMDYDSVELILNNLKEYKLPEKDSEIIGKLGKMLKAFDWDGMETIIGERS; this is encoded by the coding sequence ATGCTTAGTTTTTTTACTAAAAAAAATAAATTAGTAGCATCTTCTCTTAGTGTTATTGCCCTTATTGCGTCTCTTTGCGCCATAACGCTTATTGCTGATTGCTTCAGCATAAGTGCTTATGGCAGCAACGTCGAAATGTCCCAGGACGCAGAAGACGCTGCCCTTATCGGCGGAGGCTTTGCTGTAACAGGCCAGTCTTCTTCCCTTGGATATTCTGCAGTTATCTATGATGAAAAAAACGGCCTTCTGACATCAGAAGCCAACTATATCCTTGGTTCCAGTGACGGATACATCTGGATCGGAAGCTATAGCGGTATTTACAGATATGACGGAATAGTTTTTGACAGGATCGACTATTCAGAAGGACTTACCAGCGGAAGAGGACTGTTTGAAGATAGTAAAGGCCGCATCTGGATAGGCACTAACGACAACGGCGTAGTAATGATAGAAGGCGAAAGAGCCACATGGATAACTTATAAAGAAGGCCTTCCTTCATCATCAATAAGACACTTTGCCGAGGATCTTGAAGGCAATATCTATATTGGAACTACAGCAGGAGTCTGCTACGCTGATACAGATCTTAACATACATATCATTGGTGAAGAGCTTTTTGGTAATGAACGAGTCCTTAAGCTTGATTCAGACTCAGCTGGAACTGTCTACGGATCTACCAAGGACGGTACAGTTTTTTCCATAAAAAATAAAAATATAGATAAGGTATATAAAGCAGGTGACCTGTGTGACAGGACCATCACAACTATCCTTGCAGATCCTGCGCAGGATGGATACGTATACTTGTGCACGAATGACGGAACGATCTATCATGGTGAGTTCGGTAAGAAGGCAAAAGAAATGAAGCTTATATCGACAACTCCAATTAAGTCCATTCACTGGATCAGCTATGACTGCGACAGGATATGGATCTCATCAACAAGTCAGCTGGGATATATTGATGAGAGTGAAAGATTCCACCTTGTAGAAAACCTGCCTATGGACAGTGGTATCGAGATGTCCACCTCAGATTTTCAGGGTAATATATGGCTGGCTTCTTCTACTATGGGAATCATGAAGATCATATCCTGCAACTTCCAGGATCTTTCAGTCAGTACGCAGATGCCACAGCAAACAACTAACGCCACCTGTCTTTTGGATGGCAACCTGTATGCAGGCACAGATAGCGGACTCTATATCCTTGACCCTGACGGAAGACTGGTCATCAATAACCTTACAGATTATCTTGATGGTACCAGGATCAGATGCATTAGCGCAGATAGTAAAGACAATCTCTGGATATCGACCTATAGCAACGGCCTTGGACTTGTGTGCTGTTCAAAAGATGGCGCGATCAAGAGCTACACCATGGAAGAAGGCCTTCCAAGTAATGAGATAAGATGCGCAAAAGAGATATCGGATGGTTCTATAGCGGCAGGCACTAACGGCGGACTTGTCATTATTAAGGACGGCCTTGTACAAAGAGTTGTAGGCGCTGATGATGGTATCAAGAATACTATATTTCTGACTGTAGAAGAAGGCGATAACGGCGAGATCCTTGTTGGAACTGATGGCGACGGCCTGTACGTCATAACAGATGAAAGTGTAAGAAGACTAGGGCGCGAAGACGGCCTTACCAGCGAAGTGGTTCAGAGAATCAAAAAAGATGATAAGGAAGACCTTTACTGGGTAATCCTGTCCAATGGTATAGGTTATCTTAAAAGGGGCGAATTTAGTATCGTCAGCACTTTCCCAAATAATAACAATTATGACATGTATAGCGATAGTAACAATAATATATGGATACTATCTTCGTTCGGAGTTTATACTATAAGTAGAGATAAGATGATAGGCGATGCTATAGATGACTATAGGCTTTTTGACCTTTCAAACGGACTTCCATGTAAGCCAACATCTAACTCCTACAGCGCTGTTGATGATGACGGCAATCTCTATTTTGCAGGAAGACAGGGAGTCTGTAAAGTTAACATTGACCACTTTTTTGAAGAGAAAATGATGGTAAAGGCAGCCGTAAAATCTGTATACTGCGGCGATGAAAGGATCCTTATCGATGAGCAGGGAAGATACGTACTACCGGCAACTGATGCGAGAATCAAGATATCAGTAGCCGTTCTTGATTATACAGTTGTGGATCCACAGGTTCATATCTATATGGATGGCAATCTGGAAGATGCCATACAGGTTTCCAAAAGTAAACTTACTCCGCTTGAATATACTAGAATGAAACATGGAACCTATACACTTCACATACAGGTTCTTGCAGGTAGCAACACCTCCGCAATGGTGGATCAGAGCTACATAATAATAAAACAGCCAAAATTCTTTGAACTGATGATATTCAGAGTAATGGGTATAATTCTGACTGCCATATTTACAGGTATCATTGTATGGCGCGTTATGAAGGGAACCGTCATCCGCAAGCAGTACGAAGAGATCAGCAGGGCAAGGGATGAAGCCCAGAGGGCTAATACAGCCAAGACAAGGTTCCTTGCAAATATCTCACATGAAGTCAGAACTCCGATAAACACAATTCTTGGCATGAACGAAATGATCATGAGAGAAGATGCAACAGGCGTTCCAAAAGGATATTTCATGTCCATGATGAACTATGCTTTTGATATAAAAAATGCCGCAGATACTCTTCTTGGTCTTATAAATGATCTTCTTGACATGTCCAAGATCGAGTCAGGCAAGATGCACCTTGTAGAGCAGGAATATGACGTAGCTGAGCTTATAAGAAGCGTTGTATCCATGATAAGGGTCAAGAGTAATGAAAAAGAGCTGACCTTTGATGTGGTAATTGATGAGATCATGCCGACAAAGCTTTACGGAGATGCAGGCAAGATCAAACAGATAGTCCTTAACCTTCTTACCAATGCTGTTAAATATACAAAACATGGAGGGTTCATACTTATAGTATCCCTTAATGAAAGAGAAGATGATAATGCCGATATATCTTTTGTGGTAAAAGATACAGGAATGGGCATTAAACAGGAAGACATGGATAAGCTCTTTACAGCATACGAAAGGCTTGAAGAGCAGAAGAACAGCAGCATTCAGGGAACCGGCCTTGGACTTGATATCTCAAGAAAATTCGCCCAGATCATGGGCGGAAGCCTGACCTGCGAAAGCGTTTATGGTGAAGGCTCTGAGTTTACTCTTAATATAAGGCAAAAAATAGTTGATGATACCCCTATAGGTCTTTTTGTAGAACATAGTGAAGACACAGCAAAAGGGCCTTATGTACCTAAATTCATAGCACCTGATGCAGACGTCCTTGTAGTTGATGATAATCCAATGAACTTAAGTGTTATGAAGGGACTTCTTAAGGCAACCAAGATATTTGTAACTACTGCAGGCAGCGGCGAAGAATGTCTTGAGAAGATGAAGACTACAAAGTTCAACATAGTATTCCTTGATCACATGATGCCCGGAATGGACGGAATAGAAACAATAGGAAGAATCCGTCAAAACGATCCCGATATCCCTGTTTATGCGCTTACAGCTAACGCATCCGTAGGAGAAGAGTTCTATAAGTCCAAGGGATTTACAGGATATCTGGCTAAGCCTGTTGACAGTAAAGCTCTTGAATCAGCTATTATGGAGCATCTGCCTAAGGAAATCATGTTAACTCCAGAAGCGGAAGATGAAGTAGAAGAACTTACTTCTATGCCTGAAGAGTTTAGCTGGCTATATGATATTCCTGAGATCACGGTAGAAGAAGGAATCAAGAATTCAGGCGGCATTTCATCATATATTTTCTCATTAAAGCTTTTCCTTGAGACCATCGATGGAAATGCCAAAGTCATAGGCGATGCTTATGATGCAGGAGATTTAAGACTATATACGATCAAAGTCCATGCTCTTAAGAGCTCTGCAAGGATCATAGGCGCACTGGGATTCTCCAAGATATGTGCCGATCTTGAGGAAGCGGGCAATAAGCAGGATAAGCAGTTCATAGATCTTATAAATGCAGATATGCTCACAGAATACCTGTCTTTTAAAGACAAGCTATCAAGACTTGAATCTAGCCAGAATGCAGCACAGGACAAGGACAAAAAAGAAATCGATCCTTCTGAACTTGAAGATGCATACAGCGCTCTTAAGGATGTTATACCGCAGATGGACTATGACAGCGTAGAACTGATACTTAATAATCTCAAGGAATACAAACTTCCTGAAAAAGATTCAGAGATAATTGGCAAACTCGGAAAGATGCTCAAAGCATTTGACTGGGATGGTATGGAGACAATAATAGGAGAAAGGAGTTAA
- a CDS encoding response regulator has protein sequence MAENQTIVIALKESFIVRVLVGKTRDAGISCEYVPCIINEIFKKLDDSSMVTLYMDEGDIPGDDILHFLVDKLSEKSMQMILIGEQNDLQQVSKLIPGDLIYSVFSRPVDNATYVNTIKDYFTKVRLGEFKKSILVVDDDPNYLGIVREWLKDKYKVFMANSGLQAIKWLGKNKVDLILLDHEMPVTSGPQVLEMLRSDEETKVIPVMFLTGKGDKESVMKVVALKPEGYFLKTIQKDELLDKLEEFFILHS, from the coding sequence ATGGCGGAGAATCAGACGATCGTAATTGCATTAAAAGAATCTTTTATAGTGCGCGTGCTTGTGGGTAAGACCAGGGACGCGGGGATTTCGTGCGAATATGTGCCATGTATCATAAACGAGATATTCAAAAAGCTTGATGACTCGTCCATGGTCACACTCTATATGGATGAAGGCGATATTCCAGGAGATGATATCCTGCATTTTCTTGTGGACAAGCTTAGTGAAAAAAGCATGCAGATGATCCTTATTGGAGAGCAAAACGACCTGCAGCAGGTATCAAAGCTGATTCCTGGTGATCTTATCTACAGCGTTTTTTCCAGACCTGTTGATAATGCCACCTATGTTAATACTATAAAGGACTATTTTACCAAAGTAAGACTGGGTGAGTTCAAAAAGAGCATCCTTGTAGTTGACGATGACCCCAACTATCTTGGAATAGTCAGAGAGTGGCTCAAAGACAAGTACAAAGTGTTTATGGCTAATTCAGGTCTTCAGGCGATCAAATGGCTTGGCAAAAACAAAGTTGACTTAATCCTCCTGGATCATGAAATGCCTGTTACAAGCGGACCTCAGGTCCTTGAAATGCTAAGAAGTGACGAAGAGACCAAGGTCATCCCTGTCATGTTCCTGACAGGTAAAGGCGATAAGGAAAGCGTTATGAAAGTTGTAGCCCTTAAGCCCGAAGGGTATTTTCTGAAGACGATACAAAAGGATGAACTTTTGGATAAGCTTGAAGAGTTCTTTATCCTGCATTCATAA
- a CDS encoding HD domain-containing phosphohydrolase, with protein MFEFIRENQLNIMLVLCGSCGILALLLLITRFLSKRRKWILILMELTAMFLLWFDRLAYIYAGDISHKAYYMVRFSNLMVFILTPTIVVGFNLFICDYLSAEGKLSPLPRRLIIVNIMSVMAMLMAIISAFTGLYYTFDHNNLYQRGDWFFISYIIPLIGPIIQYTVIRKYKKQFSRLIYVSMVIYIFVPITFALIQFFAYGISIVNMAMVLVSISLYIFTYLDINNTVEHAHQIEIQDMQGEKRRMERLFDQTAKAFVSAVEQKDDFTKGHAVRVAEYSQKLAKLAGKSEEDCKKAYYAGLLHDVGLIGIPDSVIKNGADPTQLDFEAIRQKPVLGKEILSNITEYPYLSLGAGYSHERYNGTGYPEGRKGADIPEIARVVAVADAYVTMTSKKRYRDARPDFVAREAFVKGAGAEFDPLYAGLMVGIIDEETSRKSHDDISLVEKKLICGEYRDKVSLGIPVGSAITNISFDSSEDIVTEGQFTAPSIIIFDSFDRRIHKDAKAIEAYKYQEFCEVWFDGHVVNTAARKVSVSVVDGSSDGKLVKEVQEKGIHDTSAAVYKKIASRHDTSAIGYEKNASRYEIAAARYEDHIKLNMKSPGGTREIVIAFRDGATSLYIGITGEHCKISDIAIEQTDEIVDASYIPRIADEVSYIDHYESDIKNIQINQTCSAYTEGIELDREMKLIFHSVSLPVASFIWHCPYVVIYSSGDGRIKGEDYHEYALIKLNGEIECTSDYSDNNFIMKKKDTFPGWDTWKEKNKQGVESTVSFQKKGNRIITKTENMGIYIECTTNIKDNPSKVYVALTGDRCALTDIRIR; from the coding sequence ATGTTTGAATTTATCAGAGAAAACCAACTTAATATAATGCTTGTTCTCTGTGGAAGTTGCGGAATACTGGCTCTTTTACTTTTGATCACGAGATTCCTTTCCAAAAGGAGAAAATGGATACTTATCCTGATGGAGCTTACAGCCATGTTCCTTTTATGGTTTGACAGACTTGCCTATATTTATGCAGGTGACATAAGCCATAAGGCATATTATATGGTGCGCTTTTCTAATCTGATGGTCTTCATTCTGACTCCTACCATAGTCGTTGGCTTCAACCTGTTTATATGCGACTATCTGTCGGCTGAAGGAAAGCTTTCTCCACTTCCACGAAGGCTTATTATCGTCAATATCATGTCTGTCATGGCGATGCTTATGGCGATAATCTCAGCATTTACCGGTCTCTATTATACTTTTGACCACAACAATTTATATCAAAGAGGAGACTGGTTCTTTATTTCCTATATAATTCCCTTAATAGGCCCGATTATTCAGTATACGGTCATAAGAAAGTACAAAAAGCAATTTAGCAGGCTTATCTACGTGTCCATGGTCATATATATATTTGTTCCCATTACCTTCGCTTTGATACAGTTTTTCGCTTACGGTATCTCTATCGTGAATATGGCAATGGTACTGGTATCAATAAGTCTTTATATATTCACTTATCTTGATATTAATAACACAGTTGAGCACGCTCATCAGATCGAGATTCAGGATATGCAGGGGGAAAAGAGACGAATGGAACGCCTCTTTGACCAGACGGCTAAGGCCTTTGTATCTGCAGTTGAGCAAAAAGATGACTTCACTAAAGGTCATGCTGTAAGAGTTGCGGAATATTCACAAAAGCTTGCGAAGCTTGCCGGCAAGAGTGAAGAGGATTGCAAGAAAGCCTACTATGCAGGCCTTCTTCATGATGTCGGCCTTATTGGTATTCCCGATTCTGTCATAAAGAATGGGGCAGATCCCACGCAGCTTGACTTTGAAGCGATCAGACAAAAGCCTGTCCTTGGCAAAGAAATCCTGTCAAACATTACAGAGTACCCATATCTTAGCCTTGGCGCCGGTTACAGCCATGAACGATATAACGGAACAGGCTATCCTGAGGGCCGAAAGGGAGCGGATATCCCGGAGATCGCCAGAGTGGTAGCTGTTGCAGATGCCTATGTCACCATGACCAGTAAAAAGAGATACCGCGATGCAAGACCTGACTTCGTTGCAAGAGAAGCCTTTGTAAAAGGAGCAGGAGCTGAGTTTGACCCTCTTTATGCAGGACTTATGGTAGGCATCATTGATGAAGAAACCAGTAGGAAGAGTCATGATGATATATCACTTGTAGAAAAAAAGCTTATCTGCGGTGAATACAGGGACAAGGTATCCCTTGGCATACCTGTGGGAAGCGCAATAACAAATATATCTTTTGACAGTAGTGAGGATATCGTCACAGAAGGACAGTTTACCGCTCCTTCAATTATCATATTTGACTCTTTTGACAGACGTATACATAAAGATGCAAAAGCTATAGAAGCATATAAGTATCAGGAATTTTGTGAAGTATGGTTTGACGGCCATGTTGTAAATACTGCTGCACGGAAGGTGTCTGTGAGTGTTGTTGACGGATCATCAGATGGAAAACTGGTCAAAGAAGTACAAGAAAAAGGAATACATGATACATCTGCTGCAGTATACAAGAAAATAGCTTCAAGACATGATACATCTGCTATAGGTTACGAGAAAAATGCTTCAAGATATGAGATAGCTGCTGCGAGATATGAAGATCACATAAAACTCAATATGAAGAGCCCAGGCGGAACAAGAGAAATCGTTATAGCTTTTAGAGACGGTGCAACATCTCTGTATATTGGCATAACCGGCGAACACTGCAAGATAAGTGACATTGCCATAGAACAGACAGATGAGATCGTTGACGCTTCATATATTCCGAGAATTGCTGATGAAGTTAGCTATATAGATCACTATGAATCTGATATCAAGAATATTCAGATCAACCAGACTTGCTCTGCATATACAGAAGGTATAGAACTTGACAGAGAGATGAAACTGATATTCCACAGCGTAAGTCTTCCTGTAGCAAGCTTTATCTGGCACTGCCCGTATGTAGTTATTTACAGCTCAGGTGATGGGCGTATTAAGGGTGAAGATTACCATGAGTATGCTCTGATAAAGCTAAATGGAGAAATTGAGTGCACATCTGACTATTCTGATAATAACTTTATAATGAAAAAGAAAGACACGTTCCCTGGGTGGGATACGTGGAAAGAGAAGAACAAACAAGGCGTTGAAAGCACAGTCAGCTTCCAGAAAAAGGGTAACCGAATCATAACCAAGACTGAAAATATGGGAATCTACATCGAATGCACCACTAATATCAAAGATAATCCCAGTAAAGTATACGTGGCCCTCACAGGTGATCGCTGCGCCCTGACAGATATTCGAATCAGATAA
- a CDS encoding LuxR C-terminal-related transcriptional regulator, whose amino-acid sequence MMKIEITKEQYLKTAQKFGLTKRELELGFLKVSGFSNRRIAYMFGISEQTVKNHFTHIYEKAWVPGRKEFQELFTAKSSNEDVVCDNHNSQK is encoded by the coding sequence ATGATGAAGATTGAGATAACAAAGGAACAATATCTCAAAACTGCTCAGAAATTCGGCTTAACCAAACGTGAGTTGGAACTGGGGTTTCTAAAGGTGTCCGGATTTTCTAACAGAAGGATAGCATATATGTTCGGAATCTCAGAACAGACTGTCAAAAATCATTTTACTCATATTTACGAAAAGGCATGGGTTCCGGGGAGGAAAGAATTTCAGGAGTTGTTTACGGCGAAATCGTCAAATGAAGATGTAGTATGTGATAATCATAATTCTCAGAAATAG
- a CDS encoding NAD-dependent epimerase/dehydratase family protein — MKALFIGGTGTISMGIVRRLSEDPLWEVYLLNRGNRNAEVPANVKQITGDINNEEDIRAKLDGMEFDVVSDFIAFDVKAVERDYRLFNGRTKQYIFISSASAYNKPAAHHVITEGTTLANPYWEYSRNKIACEEYLLGKYREEGFPVTIVRPSHTYDERNIPLGVHGNKGFYQVIRRMQQGKQVIIQGDGSSLWALTFNRDFAVGFTGLMGNRHAIGEAFQITGDEILSWDQIYRTIADALGVELKPYHVSSDFLSEVGAKYGYDFRGSLLGDKSVSVIFDNSKLKRLVPQMTTTIPYHKGVRIALEYVLAHPEKYEEDPEFDAFCDKVIEALEAAKKSV, encoded by the coding sequence ATGAAGGCATTATTTATAGGCGGTACAGGAACTATAAGCATGGGAATAGTCAGGAGACTTTCTGAGGATCCTTTGTGGGAGGTATATCTTTTAAATAGGGGTAATCGTAATGCTGAAGTTCCGGCAAATGTCAAACAGATAACTGGGGATATCAATAACGAAGAAGATATACGTGCAAAGCTTGATGGTATGGAGTTTGATGTAGTTAGCGACTTTATAGCATTTGATGTAAAGGCGGTTGAACGTGACTACAGGCTGTTTAATGGCAGAACGAAACAGTATATTTTCATAAGTTCAGCATCTGCATATAATAAGCCTGCAGCACATCATGTGATAACAGAGGGAACAACTCTGGCTAATCCTTATTGGGAATACTCCAGAAACAAGATAGCCTGTGAAGAATATCTGCTTGGCAAGTACAGAGAAGAAGGCTTTCCTGTAACTATAGTAAGACCAAGTCACACCTATGATGAAAGAAATATTCCGTTAGGAGTTCATGGAAACAAAGGTTTTTATCAGGTTATAAGGCGTATGCAGCAGGGTAAGCAGGTTATCATTCAGGGTGATGGCTCATCATTGTGGGCACTTACTTTTAATAGAGATTTTGCGGTTGGATTTACCGGTCTTATGGGTAACAGACATGCTATAGGCGAAGCTTTCCAGATAACAGGAGATGAGATCCTTTCCTGGGATCAGATCTACAGGACAATAGCAGATGCTCTTGGCGTAGAGCTTAAGCCATATCATGTATCTTCCGACTTTTTGAGCGAGGTTGGAGCTAAGTATGGCTACGATTTCAGGGGCAGCCTTCTTGGTGATAAGTCAGTATCTGTTATCTTTGACAATAGTAAACTTAAGAGGCTCGTACCACAGATGACCACAACAATTCCTTATCATAAGGGAGTCCGCATAGCTCTCGAGTATGTGCTTGCACATCCTGAAAAATATGAAGAAGATCCTGAATTTGATGCATTCTGCGACAAGGTTATCGAAGCTCTTGAAGCAGCTAAGAAAAGCGTTTGA
- a CDS encoding HipA domain-containing protein, which produces MAMFTLMRKNEEVMMLQIGVDGNIIRLGKKENMALMPLQNRTSPRGVIEWWRDRAIPIKQGKIEKMLRDNGIETTGLFLTHNLGLSLTDYYWIRPLGTDLTWEKVNLFDNDFKENLLLGKINYNDNETLEYQPNSSLQGNLEKTWIIDGGIRKLVKGNHDIYSSESINEVIISKAIKAQGKDAVQYSLLHIDGKNYDFGCISELFTSQEKELVSAYAVMTSEQKPNNLSRYEHFINVCEKNGLDGDSVREYLEFEILIDFIFSNRDRHLTNISVLRDANTLKFISMAPIYDSGKSMLVGRDIVPVTDKYVLSQDTQGFKETELELLKYVQNKKLIDVQLLPSPEYIKEMYLKDSQVSEERISFVLEMYKRKIDMYEKFAAGENLSQIRF; this is translated from the coding sequence ATGGCAATGTTTACTCTGATGCGAAAAAATGAAGAAGTAATGATGCTTCAGATCGGCGTGGATGGAAATATTATCAGATTAGGAAAGAAAGAAAACATGGCTCTTATGCCACTCCAGAACAGAACAAGTCCAAGGGGCGTTATAGAGTGGTGGCGAGATCGTGCTATTCCGATTAAGCAAGGTAAGATAGAGAAAATGCTTAGAGACAATGGCATTGAGACTACAGGCCTTTTTCTTACGCATAATCTGGGGCTTAGTTTGACTGACTATTACTGGATAAGGCCTTTGGGGACAGATCTTACTTGGGAAAAGGTAAACCTTTTTGACAATGATTTCAAGGAAAACCTTTTGCTTGGGAAAATTAACTATAATGACAATGAGACTTTGGAGTATCAGCCTAATTCCTCTCTTCAGGGTAATCTGGAGAAGACATGGATCATTGACGGTGGTATTAGGAAGCTTGTTAAAGGTAATCATGATATTTACTCCAGTGAGAGCATTAATGAAGTTATCATAAGCAAGGCAATCAAAGCTCAGGGCAAGGATGCGGTGCAATATTCATTGCTTCATATAGATGGCAAAAACTATGATTTTGGTTGCATTTCAGAATTATTTACATCTCAAGAGAAAGAACTGGTTTCTGCATACGCGGTAATGACTAGTGAGCAGAAACCAAACAATCTTTCTAGATATGAGCACTTTATAAATGTTTGCGAGAAAAACGGACTGGACGGAGATTCTGTCAGAGAGTATTTGGAGTTTGAAATCTTGATAGATTTTATTTTCAGTAATCGTGACAGACATCTGACCAATATATCCGTTTTACGTGATGCTAATACTCTTAAATTCATATCCATGGCACCAATCTATGACAGTGGGAAGAGTATGCTTGTTGGAAGGGATATAGTTCCTGTGACAGATAAGTACGTATTGTCTCAGGATACGCAGGGATTTAAAGAAACAGAGCTCGAATTGCTTAAATATGTACAGAATAAGAAGCTTATTGATGTGCAACTATTGCCTAGTCCGGAGTATATCAAAGAGATGTATCTTAAGGATTCACAGGTTAGTGAAGAGAGAATTTCCTTTGTGCTTGAAATGTATAAAAGGAAAATAGATATGTACGAGAAGTTTGCAGCTGGGGAAAACTTGAGCCAGATAAGATTTTGA
- a CDS encoding DnaJ domain-containing protein: protein MTLKEAYKILGISKKDDDRKIKTKYKKLLIMYHPDSDPSRKRNPDDDEKIRQIIEAYKKIKESEGKPVLDTYEFTWDAIENKSAFSERNIYVQFKMYDEELPLSKMARGRFVWDPDMEEFSLFSKSVLEACKEVITDYDVMPTADRIKDIFHLMMQEYVLPADSARKIGKLVREDKDNEVYQFNGYIKNNILDIKALSLIIGEPASIVVKDERAVACEIVTGKKIGDISFDQDELYYVLLPLLKNPQIEAHSILKKIENSRRGSNLVKVIIELALPKRLTDIAVSNDMLIKQLLKEK from the coding sequence ATGACACTAAAAGAAGCCTATAAGATTCTTGGCATATCTAAAAAGGATGATGACCGGAAGATAAAAACAAAATACAAAAAGCTTCTCATTATGTATCATCCGGATTCTGATCCATCTAGGAAAAGAAATCCGGATGACGATGAAAAAATAAGACAAATCATCGAAGCGTATAAAAAGATCAAAGAATCCGAAGGAAAGCCTGTTCTCGATACCTATGAGTTTACCTGGGATGCTATTGAGAATAAGTCGGCATTTTCGGAAAGAAATATCTACGTTCAGTTCAAAATGTATGATGAGGAGTTGCCATTATCCAAGATGGCTCGAGGTAGATTTGTCTGGGATCCGGATATGGAAGAGTTCAGCTTGTTTTCAAAGAGTGTGCTGGAAGCCTGTAAGGAAGTCATAACAGATTATGATGTTATGCCTACAGCAGACAGGATAAAAGATATCTTTCATCTCATGATGCAAGAATATGTTCTTCCGGCTGATTCGGCAAGAAAGATTGGTAAGCTGGTTCGAGAAGATAAGGATAATGAAGTCTATCAATTTAATGGATATATTAAAAATAATATATTAGATATAAAAGCTCTAAGCCTGATCATTGGAGAGCCTGCGAGCATCGTCGTTAAGGATGAACGTGCTGTAGCCTGTGAGATAGTGACTGGCAAAAAGATAGGAGACATATCCTTTGATCAGGACGAACTGTATTATGTTTTGCTTCCGCTTTTAAAAAATCCGCAGATTGAAGCTCATAGCATTCTTAAAAAGATTGAAAACAGTCGCCGAGGCAGCAACCTTGTGAAGGTCATAATAGAATTGGCGCTGCCAAAGAGGCTGACGGATATAGCTGTTTCCAATGATATGCTTATAAAGCAGTTGTTAAAAGAAAAATGA